Part of the Bombina bombina isolate aBomBom1 chromosome 8, aBomBom1.pri, whole genome shotgun sequence genome is shown below.
ATCAGCACGTGGAAAATGTCTTCCAGAAGAAGTTTTTGCAGCCGCCTTTGTCTCTGGTGGGAAGTGCATTATACATGGACCTCTGCTGCCTGTAGACCTGATCAGGTTCCTCGTGAGTCACAACAGACACATCCTCTTCCTGTGATGTCCAATCAAACAATGTAGCTAGCACAGTCAGCAGGGCATTTTTCTTCATCTCTGATAATTCCTGCAGCATCTAAAATATGAATTATTACACTCATTATTTATGGATTTGTTTAGTCACATACAAGAAGGCAACAGATCATATAACTGTTAAAACTAATCAcagaatctaaataaaaatatccCCTTATACCTTAACCCCCTAGTTTCCAGAAAGGGTGTTGAAGCCGTCTTGCGCAGTCAAGAGGTTAATAGAGAatcttatagaatatatatatatatatatataatgtgaaagtTTTTGTTTCTCTAAGGTTTGCACAGAAGTGAGCACAGCGCCGGGAGTATGCTAAGCTTCTGGATAGTTTCAAAATTTGTTTGATTAAATAGCACTTTTTCATATACACTAACAGAAACCAACACGCTTTAATGTCATACGTCATCAATAATTCttaatgaaaatatttatttattgcacaTTAGCTGCAATCGTAAAAGaataagaaatataaacaaataGTTTTTTATGCTTTATAGCAACAGCTGGTGGGTGCAATAATTGAATATTGTTGTACAAATATCCTATATATGTGTTTGTTATAATATACACTGGAGTTATCCTGATGCCTGGTCACAACTCACAAACCCCAAACTAaaagacattaaagtcaaaattaaactttcattgttcagacagagcaattttaatagacttttcaattgacttttgttgacagatttactttgttttctttgtatccttcgttgaaagcatacataggtaggttcagaagcagaaatgcactactgataAAGCGCAGTATGTCCTTTTAGAATGTTTGTCGCCCTTGTATGTATAAAAACCATTGGATACAGAACACATATATCTGAGTAAGTTATGTGTGTCCTATTAGTAACAATGTTTGAGCTTCTTGAAGTGCATGTATTATAAGTATCGGCTATAGGAATTGTACACTAGAGCATTCAGATATTcgcttaattttaaaataaaccttttaataaaacaaatatctgatcaaaatcaaatcagccaataggaatgcaagggacgccattttaaaaaggctccattgcattgaagattcagtgtacggcagtgaccatatgaagaggatgctccgcgctggatgtcttaaggatggacccactccgcgccgccgggatgaagatagaagatgccgcctgaatggatgaagatctcaccgcctggatgaggactttgccgcctggatgaggatggatgtccggatttcaaaaactgtaagtggatcgtcgggggttagtgttaggttttttaaacttttttgggtgttttttgtttttttgattagggtttgggctatcttaaaagagctaaatgcccttttaagggcaatgaaaaagagctgaatgcccttttaagggcaatgcccatacaaatgccattttcagggcaatgggtagcttaggtttttttagagttattttttttattttggggggttggttgggtggtgggttttactgttaggggggtctttgtattttttttacaggtaaaagagttgtttaacttagggcaatgccctactaaaggcccttttaagggctattggtagtttattgtaggctatgttttttttattttgggggggcttttttattttttatagggctattagataaggtgtaattgtttttattttggataatttcgtttattttttgtattttagaatttttttattttttgtaatttagtattttttattttttgtaattgtagatttaatttttttagtagggttaggttttttaattcgtaatttagtttatttaatttgtagttagtttaattttagtcttatagttatgttagtttaatttatagtttaaatgtagttttttcttttttcacaggtaggtttttatttattttaagctagggatcttgtatttttaatttaaagttagggaggtgtaggggttaatagttaaaatttagtttttagcgatgtggggggctgtcggtttaggggttaatagatttatttagtggcagtgatgtgggaggccagaggtttaggggttaataactttatttagtggcgcgatgtcggggagcggcggaataggggttaatatctttattatagtagcgacgatgtcggggagtggcagaataggggttaatacattttattagtggcggcgatgttggtagtggcagattaggggttaatgggtttaatatagtgtttgcgatgtgggagggcctgggtttaggggttaataggtagtttatgggtgttagtgtactttgtagcagtttaggtatgagttttgtgtaacagtattgttgcgtaaaactcataactactgctctcagatggtggtacggatcgtgtcggtatagggtgtaacgcaagctttttagcctcaccgcaaaactcgtaatggcagcgctatgggaatcccatgaaaaaacgtcaatttttcaagtgcgggactgacgttgcgttagaggctaaaaggcttgcgcacAAGActggtaatggctgcgttgctgttttaacactgaaaacagCATTAAAACAagaacgtaaaacttgtaatctacctgtttgtttgttgaaaagtatacctaggtagtctcagaagctactgattggtggctgcacatatatgcatcttttcattggctttcagcttaCTCCCTGTAGTGCTTTGCTtctccttcatcaaagaataacaagataaagaagcaaattagataatagaagtcaattggaaagttgtttaaaattgttctatctgaatcaagaaagacattttttgggtttcatgtccctttaatatataatttgCTGCAGATTTCTGCACTGTAGTCTATAGCAGTTTATTGGTGATGCACTTACTATGATATAATCCTCACTTTGCTCATTATTCTTTACTTTACAACTGTACTTTTTTTATCCTGGGTTTTATTcctctatatgtactgtataatttATAGCAGTAAATCATTAGAATGACATCTACATACTACATATATAATAGAGGGTGTATGTCTACTGTATTATGCACCCTTGATATCCCAGAATTATAATCACAGCCTAAGGCCTCTAgatatcaatgtctgtcggacctgatctgacagtgtggatc
Proteins encoded:
- the CORT gene encoding cortistatin, which translates into the protein MCQSIFSVQLLLFLLLVFCGTGSAAPAGPEKLTARDSKMLQELSEMKKNALLTVLATLFDWTSQEEDVSVVTHEEPDQVYRQQRSMYNALPTRDKGGCKNFFWKTFSTC